The following are encoded together in the Octopus sinensis linkage group LG15, ASM634580v1, whole genome shotgun sequence genome:
- the LOC115219828 gene encoding sideroflexin-5, translated as MSVGDTHDGYPPFQLDSSRFNQETFTGRLLHFLDVIDPRTLLVSDKKLQSSIQLLELYRKGQLPDNVPSKQLWEAQKVKQAIIHPDTGEKIFMPFRMSGFVPFGSPFVIGMLLPNPTIGKTILWQWMNQSHNACVNYANRNATKPTPMKRFIVGYVGAVSTAVSIAVGISVLIEKAERFSPATKIFIKRFVPFPAVATASTCNVVLMRNSEIPQGIEVFDSNNKPLGSSVVAAKVALFQTALTRMFLPAPILIIPPLIMSLLEKTKLLRTYPKLHLPFNATVCTLTFGCALPVAIALFPQTCKIRVEKMEAEIRGLTTEEYVYCNKGL; from the exons gAGACATTCACAGGACGGCTGTTACATTTCCTGGACgttattgaccccagaactctGTTGGTCAGTGATAAGAAACTCCAGTCTTCCATCCAGTTGTTAGAGCTCTACAGAAAGGGTCAGCTTCCTGACAATGTCCCCAGCAAACAGTTGTGGGAGGCACAGAAGGTCAAACAG GCCATCATACATCCTGATACTGGTGAAAAAATATTCATGCCTTTCCGAATGTCAG gttttgtgccaTTTGGGTCCCCATTT GTTATTGGAATGCTGCTGCCAAATCCAACCATTGGTAAGACAATCCTTTGGCAATGGATGAATCAAAGCCACAACGCCTGTGTTAATTATGCCAACAGAAATGCTACCAAG CCAACCCCAATGAAACGGTTTATAGTCGGGTACGTCGGAGCTGTTTCCACCGCCGTCTCCATAGCT GTTGGCATCAGTGTCCTCATAGAAAAAGCGGAACGTTTTAGCCCTGCTACCAAAATCTTTATCAAAAGATTTGTACCATTTCCTGCTGTCG CGACTGCGAGTACTTGTAATGTGGTTCTGATGCGGAACAgtgaaataccacaaggtattgaAGTAtttgacagcaacaacaaacccCTTGGGTCATCAGTTGTAGCAGCAAAAGTG GCCTTGTTCCAAACTGCCCTCACCAGAATGTTTCTGCCGGCACCAATCCTCATCATTCCACCATTAATTATGTCGCTTCTAGAAAA GACCAAACTGCTGAGAACCTACCCGAAACTGCACCTACCATTCAATGCTACTGTGTGCACCTTGACGTTTGGTTGTGCTTTGCCTGTTGCAATTGCGTTATTTCCACAGACTTGCAAG ATCCGTGTTGAGAAAATGGAAGCTGAGATTCGTGGTTTAACAACAGAGGAGTATGTCTACTGTAACAAGGGTTTGTGA